One segment of Streptomyces sp. XD-27 DNA contains the following:
- a CDS encoding M23 family metallopeptidase, translating into MTKHTTTRTARTSALRTRAAVVAAGLGASVALGAGVALAADADASRTTMLAAASASVADDVRAQADTQARAAAKDAAAKRAAADRAAKQAKDRAAAKKKASRGAPRPAVRSTSDWTSPLHSYVLGSTFGLAGDRWSNSHSGQDFVVPTGTSVKAAHGGVVVKAGPNGGGDGPAYGNAIVIRHGGATYTQYAHLSQVKVHVGQTVGKGQEIGLSGSTGNSTGPHLHFEVRTTPNYGTAVEPLKFLRGHGVGM; encoded by the coding sequence ATGACGAAGCACACCACGACCCGTACCGCGCGCACGTCGGCCCTGCGAACCCGCGCCGCCGTTGTGGCCGCGGGCCTGGGGGCGTCGGTCGCGCTGGGGGCCGGGGTGGCGCTCGCCGCGGACGCTGACGCTTCCCGGACGACCATGCTGGCGGCCGCCTCGGCGAGCGTCGCCGACGACGTGCGGGCCCAGGCCGACACCCAGGCGCGGGCCGCCGCCAAGGACGCCGCCGCGAAGCGGGCCGCCGCCGACCGGGCCGCGAAGCAGGCCAAGGATCGTGCCGCGGCCAAGAAGAAGGCGTCGCGTGGCGCCCCGCGTCCCGCGGTGCGGAGCACCAGCGACTGGACCTCGCCGCTGCACTCCTACGTGCTCGGCTCGACCTTCGGCCTCGCCGGCGACCGCTGGTCGAACAGCCACAGCGGTCAGGACTTCGTCGTGCCGACCGGTACCTCGGTGAAGGCCGCCCACGGGGGCGTCGTCGTCAAGGCGGGCCCGAACGGCGGCGGTGACGGGCCGGCGTACGGCAACGCGATCGTGATCCGGCACGGTGGCGCCACCTACACCCAGTACGCGCACCTGTCGCAGGTCAAGGTGCACGTCGGCCAGACGGTGGGCAAGGGGCAGGAGATCGGCCTGTCCGGCAGCACCGGCAACTCCACCGGCCCGCACCTGCACTTCGAGGTCCGTACGACGCCGAACTACGGCACGGCGGTCGAGCCGCTGAAGTTCCTGCGCGGCCACGGCGTGGGCATGTGA
- a CDS encoding TetR/AcrR family transcriptional regulator — MASAQPHRGRGDTRQRIQDVALELFTERGYDKTSLREIAERLEVTKAALYYHFKTKEDIVLSVVEDLGRLLDELIEWGQAQPRTLETKKELLRRYSEALADATPVFRFLQENQATVRELSIGGAFKERLVTLSDLLRAPDAALTDHVRTTAAMFTMHVGLMALHDIEGDAEDKRKAVLEVALDLLTEAHRSR; from the coding sequence GTGGCCAGCGCGCAGCCGCACCGAGGCCGGGGGGACACCCGCCAGCGCATCCAGGACGTCGCCCTGGAACTCTTCACCGAGCGCGGCTACGACAAGACCTCGCTCCGCGAGATCGCCGAGCGGCTGGAGGTCACCAAGGCCGCGCTGTACTACCACTTCAAGACCAAGGAGGACATCGTCCTCAGCGTGGTCGAGGACCTCGGGCGGCTGCTGGACGAGCTGATCGAGTGGGGCCAGGCCCAGCCGCGCACCCTGGAGACCAAGAAAGAACTGCTGCGCCGCTACAGCGAGGCGCTGGCCGACGCCACCCCGGTCTTCCGCTTCCTGCAGGAGAACCAGGCGACCGTACGGGAACTGAGCATCGGCGGAGCGTTCAAGGAGCGGCTGGTCACCCTGTCCGACCTGCTCAGAGCGCCGGACGCGGCACTGACCGACCACGTCCGCACCACGGCCGCGATGTTCACCATGCACGTGGGGCTGATGGCACTGCACGACATCGAGGGCGACGCCGAGGACAAGCGCAAGGCCGTCCTCGAGGTCGCCCTCGATCTGCTTACGGAGGCTCACCGGTCCCGGTGA